The DNA window CGCCCGAGCACCTTCCGACTCTCCAAGCAAACGATCGTCTTGCCCGCCGCGGATGAAGACGACGAGGCGGGGCGCACCCTCCACGCCCCCCTGCACGGTCTCCAGCCTGCCAGCGTCCTCCCCTTCGTCTCGCGCCCGCCCACCGAGCCGCGCCCGCCTGTGGAGTCAGGGGCGACAGGAGCATCGCGAGGCGAGCTGCCTGCCAGCCCGCCACAGACACCCCTGCGGCACGACAGGGACGACGACGAGGACACCATCCGGACGCTACCCCCCATGGATCCATCGAGGGGAGATGCCGTTGCACCGCGGGGGCGCACGGAGGCGTTGCTGTTCCAGACCGAATCGGCACCGCTCGCCACGCCGGCCGACGCGAATGTCTTGCCGTTCCGTGAATCCGTGCCCGCCCTCGGCGCGGTCACGAAAAGCGACCGAGACCAGGATCGACCCGCCTCACCACCTCCGGCAGCATCGGTGGTTCCGGACGTGCCAGCCCTGACGGCGGCTCCCTTCCAGCGCGGGCTCGCGGAAGAGTTCCCGGTGTCCTGGCACCGCGTCCAGACGCCGCAGGACTGGCCGCCCATCACAGAGACTGCGCCGCGCGTCTTGCCACCGCCCCCACCCATGATCGGTCCCCTGTCGCGGCCAGATCTGCTGACGCACGAGCCCACGCCGGAGGAGCAACTGCCAGCGCAGACGGTGGCCACGCCTGCGTCTGAAGCGACGTCGGCGCTGCCGCTCGCGCCGCCCCCACCACCCCTTGCCGACGTCTCGCTGGAGCGCTGCGCCGCACTCACGGCGCGCATCGCGCGAAACAAGGCGAAGAAAGCTGAGATCCTCGAGGAGGAGGCGCTTTCCGACCGCGACTGGTCGAGCGCCGAGCGCCGGTGGGCCGAGGCGATCCGCGCAGAGACCTCCCGCGGCAAGCACGCCCAGCTCCGCAGATTCGATGCGGCCTACGTGAGCCAGCTCGAGCAGGAGCGGGGACCGATCGAGCCCGAAGAGTACGCGCGCATCTCGGTGGCGGGAGAGCGAGGTGCCCTCGACGACGTGCTCGCCGATCTGGATCTCCCCCGCGGATCGATCATGCGGATCGAGCGGGTGTGGCTTCATCGCATGGCGACGGAGCCGGCGACGGCGGAGCGGGTGCGGGTGGCCATCGACACGATGCGGGAGGAAGGATGAACCACCCGCCCTTCTGTCAATCACCGAGGAGAACGGTCGCATCCCCTTCCGCGATGACGCCACCGTGGCAGGTCGTGTCCCCCTTGCGTGCGGCCGGCAGGCCACCGAAGAAGACCGTGCTGGAAGCCTTCGCGATCTGATCCAGGAGGGGAACGCAGTCCGCGATGTCCCCATCACCACAGCCTCCGAGGAGCTGCGCCATCAACGGGTACAACTTCAGCACGTCCTCGCCGAAGTCATTGGGCGACGGGTTCGCATTCGGCTGCTTGGACGGCCCGAGATTGTAGAGCGACGCCAGGATGTCGGGTCGGTTGGCAATGGAGGGAAACGCCGGGTCCCACTGATCCTGGAAGTACTTCAGGTAGGCCGCTGCATACATGGCGTTGATGCCATTGTCTTCGAGCTTCGTTTTGCGCGCCATGTTCTCGCTGCCCGAGATGAGACCGATCAAAGGAATGTTCCAGCCGCTGGTGGCGGGCATGTAGCCCTGCTCCTCGATGAAGCGTGCCGTGGCGACCTGGACCTGGGCGAGCCCGATGGAGGGCTTCCCGACGGGTCCCCAGTCTTCGGAGAGGAAGCCCATGGGCATCTCCAGGAGCTCCTTGATGATGTTGTTGTCGGCATTCTCTCGCAAGATGATGGCCGCCAGCGTCCTGGGGTCGACGCCCTTCGTTCTGGCGGCATCGAGAATGTGCCTGGCATTGTCCCGGATGAGCTTCTGCAGATCCTCGGACAGGTCGGACAGGTC is part of the Chondromyces crocatus genome and encodes:
- a CDS encoding DUF2169 family type VI secretion system accessory protein, translated to MHVTTTSAALRVAARPWPTARGGWTLSLVCKATYRLQPGECPLHDVPEPLYEDDTHWDDDPTRSLAVASDLAPFKPRADVLLVGSAFAPRRQPARSIAARLITASIDKSLEAWADRAWTQDGLLREGPRVTKVSLRYERAAGGPGSWNPVGVRPDAQPTLYGQVPLPNLQPMGLHITRREDFIEPIGFGPIAPTWPSRRERLGGRAGTWRHERWWEQPLPEGFDLAFFNIAPLDQQVTELRHDERLVLEHLHPDHPRLVTNLPGLRPRAMAERPGAAPEEVALRSDTLCIDTDRALCTLVWRGWLPLRHADEPGCITLSAERPSTFRLSKQTIVLPAADEDDEAGRTLHAPLHGLQPASVLPFVSRPPTEPRPPVESGATGASRGELPASPPQTPLRHDRDDDEDTIRTLPPMDPSRGDAVAPRGRTEALLFQTESAPLATPADANVLPFRESVPALGAVTKSDRDQDRPASPPPAASVVPDVPALTAAPFQRGLAEEFPVSWHRVQTPQDWPPITETAPRVLPPPPPMIGPLSRPDLLTHEPTPEEQLPAQTVATPASEATSALPLAPPPPPLADVSLERCAALTARIARNKAKKAEILEEEALSDRDWSSAERRWAEAIRAETSRGKHAQLRRFDAAYVSQLEQERGPIEPEEYARISVAGERGALDDVLADLDLPRGSIMRIERVWLHRMATEPATAERVRVAIDTMREEG
- a CDS encoding PAAR domain-containing protein produces the protein MPMGFLSEDWGPVGKPSIGLAQVQVATARFIEEQGYMPATSGWNIPLIGLISGSENMARKTKLEDNGINAMYAAAYLKYFQDQWDPAFPSIANRPDILASLYNLGPSKQPNANPSPNDFGEDVLKLYPLMAQLLGGCGDGDIADCVPLLDQIAKASSTVFFGGLPAARKGDTTCHGGVIAEGDATVLLGD